The DNA sequence AAGTACTTTTTTAACTTTTTTAATTTCTTGAACTTGAGTTTTTATTTCTAAATCCGTTTCTTTTTGTTCTTCGTGTTTACAGCCAATGATTAGAATAATAAGAAGTGAAACATATAAGATTGATTTCATACTGATTTAATTTTTAGTTCTGGTTTACAACTGTTTTTCAAAAGTAATTACTTTTAATATCAGTACTTTACGGAAAACCATAAGTCTCTAAAAAAAAAGATTATACCTATCTTAGATGAAGACGGTCTTTTTTTAGGTAATCAGAAATTTCTATTTTCTTAAAAACTACTGCTATAAAAATACCAGTCCCGATAACGACCGAGATAGGAAAGACTTCGTAAAAGACACGCACAAATCAGCGATAAGACCGATTTTATATTGTCTCAACTAAAAGAGTCTTTTTTAGAACCATTTGTCACCGCAATCACCAGCGCAATACCACAAAATAGCAACGCAATAATGGTACGTACAATTTCATTTCCACCTTCTGTTGAGGGATTTGCAATGGCGTAAGGCATATGGAAGAGGAGAAAAAAAAGAAACAGCATGATTGCCAGAAGAAAGGTAATTGGTTTGATCGCTATTTTAAAAATAATTGAAATGGCGGCACAGATAAGAGCAACACCTGTAAAATAAGTCCAAAACATAGGTGTCGGTAACCATTTAGGAATCATGGTAGCGATAAAGTCAGCAAAAAGAAAATGACTGCATCCAAATAATAGGATAAGAAGGGAATAAAAAATCCGTCCGCATGGGATTAGTTTTTCTAAAAATGAGGTAAAGGAGCTTGTTTGGTTTTTATCAGAAACGTTCGTTGGAAATGAGCCTGCCATGACAAACGCACCACCGCTATAGGCTAACTCTTCGACAGCGCTAATCAAAATTTGTGGTCCTGAAACTTTAGGACTGGGTATGAATATATACGGAAGATGAGAAATTAGTACGAGGGCAAGAAAACAAAATCCTAAATAGAGGCACGTTTTTTTGGTGTCAACAAATTTGATTTTAAATAATCCTGAAATGATAATTCCTGTCAGTATTAAGGCTATTCCGGTAAGAATAGGGAAGATGTTAAAGTGATGTGCCCATTCTGGAAAAGGAGATAAAATTTCGGAACGAAAATCTTTGATAATAAGTTGATGTATGCCCAAAGCAACAATGCCGATGCCATAAAACAGACGACCGATTTTAGTAAGTTCTTTCATTAGTAGTAGCGTTAGAAAAAATAATTAAAAAATAGGTTTTTGGTAAGAATCAAATATATAAATTGATACAGAAAATACGGACAGAATAAAGTTTGCTTTTTACTCTTTTTTGTTAAAATAATGTCCTCTTGTTCTGAGTCTTATAGGAAAGTATAGAAGTTTTTCTGAAAATAATTGCCCTAGCCCTGATAGCAGCGGCATCCTTTTTAGGCAGTCAAAATCGTCTAATTCAACCATAAAATCGCTGCCTAAAAAGATACAGCGGATAGCAGGAAATAGCTCCTGAAAAAGAATATAAGTCTCCTAATGTTAAGTGAGAATAGGCTTCTAAAAAACTTGAAACATGAAACATACAACTATAAACAAAAATTTCGTAATTTTGCACTCCAAATAAAAGGGATTATAAAATGTTAGATAGACTTCAAATAGTAAAACAACGTTTTGACGAGATTTCGGATTTGATTATCCAGCCGGATGTTATTTCGGATCAGAAACGTTATGTGCAATTGAATCAAGAGTACAAAAACTTGAAAGCATTGGCTGAAAAGCGTGATGAATATGTGCTGTTGATGGCTAATATAGAAGAGGCAAACGAAATTATTGCTGATGGAAGTGATGCAGATATGACCGAAATGGCCAAGATGCAATTGGATGAAGCAAAAGAAAGACTGCCTGAACTTGAGGAAGAAATTAAATTTATGTTGATTCCTAAAGATCCTGAAGATGCTAAAAACGTGATGGTCGAGATTCGTGCTGGTACGGGTGGAGATGAGGCGAGTATCTTTGCAGGGGATTTGTTCAGAATGTATACAAAATACTGTGAAAATCAAGGTTGGAGAACTTCGGTTGTAGATATGAACGAAGGAACTTCGGGTGGTTTTAAAGAGGTTATTTTTGAGGTTACGGGTGAAGATGTTTACGGAACTTTGAAGTTTGAAGCTGGTGTACACCGTGTACAACGTGTTCCTCAAACGGAAACTCAGGGTCGTGTGCATACCTCGGCAGCTACCGTTATGGTTTTGCCGGAAGCGGAAGAGTTTGATGTACAGATTGATATGAACGATGTTCGTGTGGATTTCTTCTGTTCGTCAGGACCTGGTGGACAGTCTGTAAATACTACAAAATCTGCGGTACGTTTAACGCACATTCCGACCGGATTGGTGGCGCAATGTCAGGATCAGAAATCGCAACATAAAAATAAAGACAAAGCGTTAACGGTTTTACGTTCTCGTTTATACGAACAAGAATTGGCTAAGAAAGAGGCTGAGGATGCTACAAAACGTACTTCTCAGGTAAGTTCAGGTGACCGTTCGGCTAAGATTCGTACTTACAACTACGCACAAGGTCGTGTAACGGATCACAGAGTTGGATTGACTTTATACGATTTAGGAAATATTATGAATGGTGATATTCAGAAAATTGTGGCTGAGCTGCAATTGGTGAATAATATGGAGAAATTGAAGGAAGCTTCGGAGGTTTTCTAAGGGGGCTGAGGTTCTGAGTTACTGAGATGCTAAGATTTATAGAAAAGGCTGTTTCACTTTGTGAAACGGCCTTTTTTTTGGTCATTTGTGTCCTTTCGAGCGAAGTCGAGAAATCGCACAAGAAACTCCGTACAGTTTGTCATCCTGAGGAACGAAGGATCTTCGTTTGCTGAATCGATACCGTTGCGCTTTACTTTGCGGAATTACTTGCGAAGATACTTCGTTCCTCAGTATGACAAAATTGTGGAAAATAGAAATGGAGCGCCTTGTGTGATTTCTCATTTGAAATGACAAGATTGTGGTTACGCTGCGGAAAAACAAAGAAAAAGCCTTCCTTTTTCTAGTAACAAAAAAACAAAAACCCCGATAGATTTTTTAAAATCTATCGGGGTCTTATTTTAAATTTCAAATTTGAACCTTTGCAACTCTGAGCCTTTGCAACTAAGCAAAGAACCTAGACTCCAAAAAATACTCTCGTAAATTCAAAACATTTATATAGATTAGAGTAGAGTTGCACACCATTTTTTATAAGTACTT is a window from the Flavobacterium cupriresistens genome containing:
- the prfA gene encoding peptide chain release factor 1 — encoded protein: MLDRLQIVKQRFDEISDLIIQPDVISDQKRYVQLNQEYKNLKALAEKRDEYVLLMANIEEANEIIADGSDADMTEMAKMQLDEAKERLPELEEEIKFMLIPKDPEDAKNVMVEIRAGTGGDEASIFAGDLFRMYTKYCENQGWRTSVVDMNEGTSGGFKEVIFEVTGEDVYGTLKFEAGVHRVQRVPQTETQGRVHTSAATVMVLPEAEEFDVQIDMNDVRVDFFCSSGPGGQSVNTTKSAVRLTHIPTGLVAQCQDQKSQHKNKDKALTVLRSRLYEQELAKKEAEDATKRTSQVSSGDRSAKIRTYNYAQGRVTDHRVGLTLYDLGNIMNGDIQKIVAELQLVNNMEKLKEASEVF